Proteins from one Impatiens glandulifera chromosome 2, dImpGla2.1, whole genome shotgun sequence genomic window:
- the LOC124924595 gene encoding glutamic acid-rich protein-like, producing MVAERYSACSNPARSSIVGKSENPSVGRPNSEANSASSIQKMAPNETIINDFNGRVSWKSTGPSLAKIKERFTHHDHLDRALQIQFQNLFKAPTLYFSGTILHQMLIRKISSNSKEIRFLVNGKEVCWGMKDYALVTGLNFRIFPWLEEVEECPPLVLKYFKGKKDEEDKFKNLSHGRRHRDVPPISMGKGVLQSNPVGQESSHQIPSATIPLPTDEDNSTSCAPNRVSQAHTDAKLDELTNDVNEIKKDVNEIKTEIKLIKENQQLIITLLTEVKEQKNSGGEEKEEAGTAALDIEKRTRTKTKRKNKDVAFDTNKRTTKRKNDDNRTKRKNDEVMNSKRKNDEEIKKSKQDDVNEIKRKMNERKERRERLTNLAKKKKDDELAKKREADELAKKRELAKKRNLSKKRKSKKDEEEEEEDEEEDKDEDEYEEDDEDDEDEDSLPTPQSSPKLKDVDVDKNKEKEVEVEAKKNKEVVEEENKEMEEEKNKEEEETKENDKDEDLPHVPKEKEEGVEEEEETNENDKVWTKICPHIPKEKEEGVEE from the exons ATGGTGGCCGAGAGGTATAGTGCGTGctcaaatcccgcaaggtcctCTATtgttggaaagtcagagaatCCTTCCGTGGGTAGGCCGAATAGTgaagcaaattcggcttcatcaatcCAGAAG ATGGCACCAAACGAAAccattattaatgattttaatggtcgtgtttcatggaaatccacCGGCCCCAGCTTGGCAAAGATAAAGGAGAGGTTTACTCACCATGATCATTTGGATAGGGCTTTACAGATCCAATTCCAGAATCTATTCAAAGCCCCGACATTATATTTTTCGGGAACCATACTCCATCAGATGCTTATAAGAAAAATCAGCTCAAATTCGAAGGAGATAAGGTTCTTAGTCAATGGTAAGGAGGTCTGCTGGGGCATGAAGGATTATGCATTGGTGACAGGCCTCAACTTTAGAATATTTCCTTGGTTGGAGGaggttgaagaatgtccaccccttgtcctcaaatattttaagggtAAAAAGGAT GAGGAAGATAAGTTTAAGAATCTTTCACATGGTAGAAGACATAGAGATGttcctccaatttccatggggaaaggtgtcctTCAGAGCAATCCTGTAGG CCAAGAAAGCTCTCACCAAATCCCTTCTGCGACGATTCCTCTTCCAACTGATGAAGACAATTCTACATCTTGTGCACCCAATCGAGTGTCTCAAGCCCATACTGATGCCAAACTTGATGAGTTGACAAATGATGTGAATGAGATTAAAAAGGATGTCAATGAgattaaaactgaaatcaaGCTCATCAAGGAGAATCAACAACTTATAATCACATTATTGACGGAAGTAAAGGAACAAAAGAAtagtggaggagaagaaaaagaagaggcaGGTACTGCTGCACTTGATATTGAGAAGAGGACGAGGACGAAGACGAAGAGGAAAAATAAAGATGTTGCTTTTGATACTAATAAGAGGACGACGAAAAGaaagaatgatgat AATAGGACGAAGAGAAAGAATGATGAGGTGATGAACTCTAAGAGGAAGAATGACGAGGAGATAAAGAAGAGTAAGCAGGATGATGTTAATGAGATTAAGAGAAAGATGAATGAGAGAAAGGAGAGGCGAGAGAGGCTGACGAACTTggccaagaagaagaaggatgatgagTTGGCTAAGAAGAGGGAGGCTGAtgagttggccaagaagagggagttggccaagaagaggaACTTATCCAAGAAGAGGAAGTCGAAAAAG gacgaggaagaggaagaggaggacgAGGAGGAGGACAAGGACGAGGATGAATATGAGGAGGACGATGAGGACGACGAG GATGAGGATTCGCTCCCAACGCCCCAATCCTCTCCCAAATTGAAGGATGTGGATGTGGATAAGAATAAGGagaaggaggtggaggtggaggctaagaagaataaggaggtaGTGGAGGAGGAGAACAAAgagatggaggaggagaagaataaggaggaggaggagactaAGGAGAATGACAAG GACGAAGATTTGCCCCACGTTCCAAAGGAGAAGGAAGAGGgggtggaggaggaggaggagactaATGAGAATGACAAGGTATG GACGAAAATTTGCCCCCATATTCCAAAGGAGAAGGAAGAGGGGGTGGAGGAGTAG